The nucleotide window AAAGAGGATATTGGCGGTGTTGATCTGCACGTATTCCTGATTTGGATGCTTGCGACCGCCTTGGGGCGGCACGTTGCACACCGAGCCCTCCAGAACCTTGAGCAAAGCCTGCTGAACACCCTCGCCGGAGACGTCGCGCGTGATAGAAACGTTCTCGGTTTTACGGCCGATTTTATCGATTTCGTCGATGTAGATGATGCCGCACTCCGCGCGTTTCACATCAAAGTTGGCGGCCTGAAGCAGACGCAAAACGACGTTCTCAACATCTTCGCCCACGTAGCCGGCCTCGGTGAGCGTGGTGGCGTCGGAAATGGCAAAAGGAACATCGAGAATCTTGGCGAGCGTGCGGGCGAGGAGCGTCTTGCCGGAGCCGGTCGGGCCGGTGAGCAAGATGTTGCTCTTTTCAACCTCCACGTCGGTGAACTCGGAGGAGAACTCATCGCTGTGAACAGGCGAGTGTCCGGCGCCAAACATGAGGCGCTTGTAGTGGTTGTAGACGGCAACCGCCAAGACCTTCTTGGCGTGATCCTGGCCGATCACAAAGTCATCGAGGGCCGCCTTAACCGCGGCGGGCTTTATGAGCCGGAAAGCGGGTTTAACGGCGGCGGGAGCGGCGTGCTGATTCAGCTCACGATCAACGATCGTCTTGCACACGTTGACGCACGCATCGCAGATCTGCACCCCGGGACCGGCGATGATTTTCCGCACCTCTGCCTGTGATTTGCCGCAGAACGAACAGAGGGTCACGCGAGACGGTTTGGCCATGGTTTTACTCTGCGTTTCACCGGGTGCCTGTCGAGTACGCAAAAGCTCAAAAAAAACGGCGACCCGAAGGTCGCCGTTTTGGAGGGTGTTTTGCGCTAGTCCGAATCAGGCGGCGCCGGGAACCGGCACCGACAGCTTCACTTCGCGCGTCGACTCGACCACGTGGTCAACCAGGCCGTAAGCCTTGGCCTCGTAGGCGCTCAGGTAGTAATCGCGATCGGAATCCTTCTCAACCTGCTCGGCGGTTTTGCCGGTGTGTTTGGCAATAACTCCGTTGAGCGTCTGGCGCCAACGCAGGATTTCCTTGGAGGCGATCATGATGTCGGCGGTCTGGCCACCGGCGCCACCGCTGGGCTGGTGGATCATCACGCGGCTGTTGGGCAACGCGTAACGCTTGCCGGGGGTGCCGGCCGTGAGCAACACCGTCGCCATGCTGGCCGCCTGGCCGATGCAATAGGTGACGATGTCACACTGCAGGAAGTTCATCGTGTCGTAGATGGCCATGCCACCGGTGACGACGCCACCCGGGGAGTTGATGTAGAAATGGATGTCTTTCTTGGAATCTTCCATCTGCAGAAAAAGCATCTGCGCGATCACCACATTGGCGACCATGTCATCGATCGGCGAACCGATGAAAATGATGCGATCTTTGAGCAGACGGCTGAAAACATCCCATTGCCGCTCGCCGCGGCCGGTGTTCTCCAGAATGGTAGGGACGTAGTAACTCACGGGTTTTTCCTTGGTTTACGGTGAACTGATCACGCCTTCGCAGGGGCGGTCGTCACGGTAGCCTTGGACACCAGCAAATCAAGGGCCTTGTCGAAAATGATCGACTGCTGGATGGAGCGCAGCTTCTCGCGGTCCTTGGTCAGCTCTTTGACCAGCTTCTCGGGCTTCTGCTGGGTCATCATCGACTCGCGGTAGATGAAGGTGTCGATGTCGCGCTCGTTGACGGTGATCTTTTCCTGCTCGGCGATCTTGGCGAGGAGCAGCTGGGTCTTGACGCGGGTGCGGGCGGCAACGCTGGCGCTCTGGTGGAGGGCGGCCTTATCCTTCTCGAACTGCTCGGCGGGGACGCCGCGGCGCATGTTTTCCTCGATGAACTGGCGTAGCACGGACTGGGTCTCGGACTCGACCAGGCTCTCGGGGATGGCGAACTCGACCTTGGCGTTAAGCGCCTCGGAAACCTGACGGCGCTGGGCCTGGCGGTTCTCGTACTCCTTGCGGCCCTTCAGATTGTTGCGGACGTTAACCTTGAGGCTGTCGAGGTTGTCGGACTGGTTGGCTTTGAAGAAAGCCTCGTCCATGGGAGGCAGAACGCGCTCGCGGATTTCGAGGATCTCGACGGCGTAGACAGCGGTTTTACCAGCCAAGGCCGGCACTGCGGCGAACTCGGCGGGGAACGAAATGGTGATGTCCTTCTTGTTGCCCTTGGACAGGCCGGCGAGCTGCTTGCCCAAACCGGGGATCAGCCCTTCGTTTTCGCCTTCAACCTCTTCCCACGTCTGGGGAACTTTGGCGTAGATCTGCTTATCGGCGACGATTTCGAGAATGGATTGGCCATCAATGGTGCCTTCGTAGGCGAGTTTCACGTAGTCGGCCTTGGCGGCGGCGCGCTCGGCGACCTTGAAGTCGGCACGCTCGGAGCGCATGCCCTCGATGACCTTCTCGACCTCGGCATCGGTGGACTCGACGGACTGGATCTCGGTGGAGAGATTGGAGTAGTCGGGCAGCGTGAAGGTGGGGCGCACGTCGAGCGTGATGGTGATGGTGGCCGGTTGATCGACGGCGATGGTGCCCTCCTGAACATCGGTGATGTTGAGTGCTTCGAGCTTGGACTGCTCGAGGCCGCCACGGTAGGCCTTGGACATGACCTTCTGTTTGAACTCTTCGCTGATCTCCTTGCTGTAGCGCTTGATGATCATAGCGGCAGGAGCCTTGCCGGGACGGAAGCCGGGCAGACGGGCCTGCTTGGAAATCTCTCCGACCACGGCTTTGTGTTCGGCAGCGACTTCAGCTTGGTCGAGGGTAACGACTAGGCTTTTACGGGTTTCGGAGACGTCTTTGATTTCGATGTTCACAGTAGGAAAAAGTCGGAGGGTTTTGTTGGTAGAATTGGCCAAAATACGCGGCGCCCTTCGTCGCGGTCAATGCCTGATTCTCCGCGCTTGAAAGCCGCGCCCAGGGCCAGCTTGATGCCACGCTCATGCCCAGCCTCCGCCAACTGCTCGCCGCACACCCCACCCTGCTCCTGATCGATTCCGCCTCGGCGCGCGTTCAGGCCGGGCTCTGGACTCCGGGCGCCGCCGCACCCGTTTGGCAACACAGCGACACCGAGGCCGGCACCGGCATCTTCGCCTGTGTCGAGGCGCTGCTCAACCAGGCCGGCCGGCGTATCGCCGAAGTCGATGCGTTTGTTTTTTGCGAAGGCCCGGGATCGGTCCTGGGCATCCGCACCGCCGCCGTGGCGCTGCGCACCTGGCGCGTGATCAACCCCAGCGCCGCCACCTACACCTACCAGAGTCTCGACTTGGTGGCCCGTTCGCTTGGCCGCCCCGAGCTCAGCGTGATCGCCGACGCCCGCCGCGACACCTGGCACGTTGCCCAACTTGGCCAAGCGCTGCGCCGCGTGCCATCGGCCGAGTTGGCGGGCGAATGCGTCATGCCGGAGTTTTTCCGCCACTGGACGCCGCTGCCGGCCGGGCTAGGAACAACCCGCTACGACGTGGCCGCATTGTTGAAAAACCTGCCGAACGAGGACCTGTTTCGCGCTGTGACCGAGCCCGATGCGTTTTCGCACGAGGAACCGAGCTACGTAACGTGGACTCCGCAAATCCACCAAGCCCCGGCGCCACGCCCGGCTTCAATTTAACATGTCCACTGCTTCCCGTTTACCGCTGCGTTGCTGGGCCGAGATCGATCTCGCCGTGCTGGAGCGCAACCTGCGCCTGATCCGCGCCTCCCTGCCCGACCACATGCGTTATGTGGCGGTGATCAAGGCCGACGCCTACGGCCACGGCCTGCCGCAAACCGCCGCCCGACTCATGCACGCAGGCGCCGACCTGTTTGCCGTGGCCAACTTGGCTGAAGCCGCCGCCCTGCGCGAAATCGGCCCCGGCTGGCCCGTGCTTCTGCTCAGCCCACTGCTACCTGAAGAAGACCGCCACGTGCTCGATTACGATGTCGCCGTTACCATTTCGTCGGAGGCCGAAGTCACCCGGCTCGACAACGCAGCCCGCGCCGCCGGACGCTCCTTAACCGTCCACCTTAAAATCGACACCGGCATGGGCCGCCTCGGCGTGTGGTACGAAAAAGCCCCGGCGCTGTATCTAAAAATCCGTGAAGCCACGCACCTGCGTTTGGCGGGGGTTTTCACTCATTTTTCTAGTTCCGACGATGACGCGGTCTTCACCGCCGAACAGCGCCGCCGCTTCCTTAACGCGCTCCAAGCATGCCCCGGCATCGATCTCGGAGCGCTGCTGATCCACGCCGACAACAGTGCCGGACTGGAAACAATTGAAGTCGCCGGGCCCTTCAACGCCGTGCGCGTGGGACTGCTCCAATTCGGCATCATGCCCCACGCCGACTCGCTGCTCGCGCAAGTTCAAGCCGAGCCCGTATTCAGTTTCCACACTCGCATCGCCTTGGTGAAACAACTCCCGGCCGGCACCGCCGTCAGCTACGGGCGCACGTGCTCACTCAAACGGGATTCCACAGTCGCGATCCTCGCCGCTGGCTATGGCGACGGCGTCGCCCGCGCCGCGAGCAATCGGGGCCACGTGCTCATTCGCGGAAAACGCTGCCCGATTCTCGGCCGCGTCACCATGGACCAGACCATCGTCGACGTGACCGATGTCCCCGGTGTCGAAACCGGCGACCCGGTCGTTCTTGTGGGTCGCCAGCAGGACGAGCAGATCGGCCTGACCGAGTTCAGCCGTTGGGCGGACACGATACCCTGGGAAACACTCACCTCGGTGACCAAACGCGTCCCGCGCCTCTACCGCACCTCGCTCGGGCTTTGATCCCAGCCGTCCGCATAACAGCTCCGTCCGCCCTTCGCTCACCGCAATGCAGCCCTTCACCGCCACCCCCGCCGAATCCGTCCGCTCGCTCGGCGAACTCGGGTTGATCGCGGCGATTCGTCGCTGGCTGGGAACCGCCTCGCCGCCTGAGCCCTTTGGGATCGGTGACGACTGCGCGGTGCTACCGGCCTCGCGTCACCGCCAATTGGTGACAGTCGACCCGGTGGTTTACGGCGAACATTTTGATGACTCCATTCCGCCGCGCGCCGTCGCCGCCAAATTACTCAAACGCAACCTGAGCGACATCGCCGCCATGGGTGGCCGCCCCCGCGCCGCCGTCATCGCCCTCGCCCTCGATGAAACCGTGAGTACGCGCTGGCTGGAGCAATTTTACCGCGGGCTCGCCGCCACCGCCCGCACCTACGCGGTGAGCATCGTTGGCGGCGACATTACCCGGCAAAAAGGCGGACTCGCCGCCACCCTCACGCTGATCGGCGAGGTCAATGGCCCGCGTGTCCTCACCAGAAAAGGCGCGAAAACAGGTGACTGGATTTTCGTTACCGGCACGCTCGGCGGCAGCATCCTCGGCCACCATCACCGGTTTACGCCCCGCCTAGCCGAAGGCGCTTGGCTGGCCGGACGCCGCGAAGTCCGCTCGCTCATGGATGTGAGCGACGGGTTGGCCAAAGACCTGCCTGCGCTCACGCCAACGGCTGCGGTACCCTCGTTGTGCCCCCCCGCCATTCCTATCAGCGCTGCAGCTCGAACCCTCGCGCGACGCGACGGCCGCTCGGCCTTGGACCACGCACTGAGCGACGGCGAGGACTTTGAACTGCTCTTCACCGTCGCGGCCCGCGCCGATCGCGCCGCACTCGAAACGGCGTGGCGCAAAAAATTCCGCACGCGACTCACCTGCATCGGCCGTTTCACTCGAACCCTCGAAGCGGGCGCGCTGCCGCTCGAAAACTTTAAAGGCTATGAACATCTTCGCTAAACTGCGCGCAGGCGTTGTGACCACCTCCGCCGACGAAAGCCACGCGCTGGCGCTGGAGTTAGCTGCGGCACTGCCGCCCGACACCACCTTGGCGCTGCACGGCGATCTCGGCGTGGGCAAAACCACTTTTGTTCAAGGCCTCGCCCGTGGCCTAGGAGTGACCGCACCGGTGACGAGCCCGACGTTTAACATTTTTACGCTCTACCGAGGCGAGTCGCGCACGCTGGTGCACATGGACGCCTACCGCCTCGAAAACGACCGGCAAATCGACGCCTTGATGCTGGAGGATTTTTTGGTGAGCCCGTGGTGTTTGGCGGTGGAGTGGCCGGAAAAAATCGCCGGCTGGATCCCGGCCAACGCGCTGCACCTCGACCTCGGCATCACTTCAGAACAGCACCACACGGTGCGGCTGCGGTAGTCGCAACAGGGCGCTCAAAACCGGGGCTGCTTGGCCCCTGTTTTGCCGGCTGCATCCACCCGCGCGCGCAACGCAGCACGGTTGACCTTGCCCTGCGCGTTACGCGGCCAGTCGGGTACGGCGACGTAACGCTTGGGGCGCTTGTACGCGGCGAGTTGCCCCAACTCAGGCTCCGCAGCCAACGCGCCATCGCACGCCGGATAACAAGCCACCACCACCTCACCCCAAACTGCATCGGCCACGCCGACCACCATCACATCCGAAAAAAAGTTGTCCTGCCGCAGGGCCGCCTCCACCTCCGCCGGATCCACTTTCTCGCCACCGCTGATAATCAGCGCATCGCGCCGCCCGAGCACCCGCAGGCTGCCCTGGCTGTCGAATCTCCCCAAATCCTCCGTCGCCCATGACTCGCCTGTGCGTGTTTCCGGCCAGTACCCACGAAACAACGACGCCCCGCCGAGCACGATCCGCCCGTCCTCGTCAGCGGCCAACGCCAGCCGCGCATGAGGCAACACCGTGCCGCAACCGCGTCCGCCTGCCAATAATTCCTCCGGTCGCAGCGCAGTGATCATCGCGGCGGTTTCCGTCATCCCGTAGGCAAACGCCAGGGGCAACCGCGCGCGCGCACCTGCTTCGATCAACTCCGGCCAGGCCGGCCCGCCGCCCACAAACACCGCCCTAAAACCGCGCAACCATGCCTCTGCTTCAGCGTTGCCCAACAGGCGCTGCAACTGCGTCGGCACCAGCGACAGAAACCAATCGCCCTTCCCCAACGGCAGCACCGGACGCTCGCCCGCCTCCACCGCTTTCCAACTCCACGGCAGATAAGTTCCCCCGGTCATCACGGTGCGCATCCACGCCATCAGCCCGCTCACGTGATGAAGCGGAAGCAACCCAACGGCGTTCACTTGAGTGACGCCAAAATATGTGCAAAAACCGCGCACAGCCGCCGCCAACGTAACCGAGTCGTGACGGGCGAGACGCAGGTTTCCCGACGAACCGCCCGTGGGAATGCATAACCAGCCGCGGTCCAACTGCGCCAGTTGGCCACCCGCCGCCTGCAACCCCGCCTCCGTCGACTCAGGCAACGGCGTCTGCGCAATGATCGCCTGAAACTGCGCGCGTTCGACTTCGCCCCAATTTGGGTCGGCCAAAAACACCGACCCGCGTGCGGCCACCGCCTCGGCAAAGCGCGCGATAAACCGAGCTGGTTCACGCTCCGCAACCACCACGCCCATCGCCGCCGATCCCTCGGTAAACGGCGGCGGGATCGCACCGAGCAAGCGGATCAATTCAGCGCGTTCCACACGGCCTCCGGGTCGAGTCTCGCCACATCTTCGGCGCGGAAAAACGGCGCGGAAAACGGACCGTTAAACGCGTTATCGGCAAACAGCGGCCAGACCCCGCAACCGAGCGCACGCGGCTTTTCCACGGGCCAAGCGAACGCACGCCGCAGGATGGCTTGCGCGCCCACCGCCGTCTCCAGCGCCGTGGAAAACACCACATCGGCGCGCGCCGCAGCGAGACGCGCCAGCATGACTTCCGCATCGCCCAGCAGCGCGGGTTTGATCACCCACACGCCCCGCCAATCGGCCGCCAACCAGCGCTCAATGTCGCTCGCCCCCACCAGCGATTCATCCAGCGCAATCGGGGTCGGGTAATCCGCCGCCAAGCCTCGCAGCACGTCTTCCATGCGCCGCACCTCCGTCACGCCGTATTTAGACGGAGCGAAACACGGCTGCTCGATAAATTCGATGGGGCAGTCGGCGGCACGGTTTAACCAGCGAGCGGCGACCTTTGCCTCCCACGCCCCATTGGCGTCGAGGCGGAGTTTCGCGCCGTCGGGCAAGGCGGCGATCACGTCGTCGAGCAGCGCGAGTTCGTCGGCGGGATCAGCGACGCCGACCTTCCACTTAAACGTACGAAAACCGAGTTCCGCTTTGGGTAAAATCGCCGCCAGGGCCGCGCGTCCGGCCGGGAGCAAGGCGGCGACCGGCAAATAGGGGGCGGAGGGCGACGGGAGTGGCACGGGCGTCCCGCCCGTGTTGCCTGATTGCTCCTGCAGATCGCGCGCCCCCGCCACCCGCGCCAACGCTTCCGCCAGCGCAAAGCGCAGGCAGCCCAACCGCACCGGAACGGCGGCGAGTTGCTCCGGCGTGACCCATTCACCGAGGGCTGCGAGTGATGCGGTGATCTCGTCGAGCGACTCGGTGCCAAACCAGGGAATCGGCGCGGCCTCCCCCAGACCGGTTTGTCCCGACTCGGTGATGAGGCGCACGATCAGACCTTCGCGCACCGCCCAAAAGCCATGCGCCGTTCGCAACGGCGTGCGAAACGGCAAAGCATAGGTGCGAAAAGAGAGGCGCAGGCGCATGGCGTGAGTTAATGGAACACGGCTGAAATTTTCGTGATTAAGAGCTGCAGCTGAACAAAGAAAAGCCTCCAGCGTCGTTTTATTCCCCAGCGGTTGCGCCGCAATCAAGCCGCCATGCGCCGCCTGATTTCACCGACACCTCGCATAGTGCCAAAAAAACTTTGCGCTTTGGCGGGCGGGGCCTACTCCCTTCTCGGCAACTTATGACAATGGTTGCCACGTCCCTAGCTCACGCGTTCGACGCCGAATTTTATCAGCCCGCCGACATCTTCTTTCGGGCCAATCTGCCCGTCGCACTCACCTTCGACGACGTCTCACTGGCAACGCTTTACTCGGAGATTCTGCCCAAGGACGCCGACACTTCGACCGCCCTGTCCGACGCCCTCCGGCTTTCCATTCCGGTTATCTCGTCCGACATGGACACCGTCACCGAGGCACGCATGGCCATCTCTATGGCGCTTAACGGCGGCCTTGGTTTGATCCATTACAACATGCCCGCGCGCGACCAGGTGAAGGAAGTCGCCCGCGTCAAACGCCACATTCACGGGCTCATTCAAGACCCGATTACCGTCTCGCCGCACCAGTTGGTCGGCGACGTGCTCGCCCTCGTCGAGAACCGCAAATTCGATTTCCGCACCTTCCCTGTCGTCGATGAGGCCGGTAAACTCGTCGGCCTGCTCTCCGGCAGCACCGTGCGCGACCGCTACAAAACCAAATCGGTGGCTGAGGCGATGACTCCCCGCCGCGACATCCTCACCATCCACGAAAAAGCCCTCCAGCCCGACCCGATCAAGGCGGCCGACGCCTTCTTCAGCGAGCACATGGGCATCCACAAAATGCTCGTGGTGGATGACAACGATCGGCTCCGGGGCTTGGTCACGTTCTCGGATATCGACCGCATCCTCTCTGAATCGAAATCGCGCCGGAAGCCGTCCCGCGACAATGATTTTCGCCTCGTAGTCGGGGCTGCAATCGCCCCGGTGCGCCTGCCGGACGGCTCGCTCGATCGCGACAAAATCATCACCCACGTCGGCCAATTGGTGGACGAGCACATCGACGCGGTGGCGGTTTCCACTGCCCACGGTCACACCGCCGGAGTAGGCGACATCGTTAAACTGGTGCGCGAAGCCTTCCCGCACCTGACGATCATCGCGGGCAACGTGACCAGCGCCTCCGGCGTCGATTACCTCGCTTCATGCGGCGCCAGCGCGATCAAAGTCGGCCAGGGGCCCGGTTCTATCTGCACCACCCGCGTCGTCGCCGGCGTGGGTATTCCGCAGCTGACGGCGCTCTACGTGGCCGCCCAAGGAGCCAAAGCCCGTGGCGTTAAAATCATCGCCGACGGCGGCATCACCAAGTCGGGAGACATCGTCAAAGCTCTCACGATCGCCGATGCGGTAATCTTGGGCGGACTGTTGGCGGGTTGCCGCGAGGCGCCGGGCGAAATCATGGAGATCAACGGCAAGCTCTTTAAACAGTACCGCGGCATGGGTTCGATCAGCGCGATGAAGGCCGGCAGCGCGGCGCGTTACGGCCACGACAAAACCGACACCTCCCGCAAACTCACCGCCGAGGGCATCGAGGCGCTTAAGGAAGTCTCCGGTTCGGCTGACGAGGTGCTCGCCACCTTGGTCGGCGGCGTGCAAAGCGGCATGGGTTACCTGGGGGCCAAGGATCTCGCCACCCTGCGCTCAAAGGCCCGCTACATCCGCGTGTCACCGGCCGGCCAGAAAGAAGCCGCACCTCACGACGTAGTGGAAATTAAGACACAGACCAAGGGGTAAGCCGAAAAAAAGGGGCGGAGGAGGCTCTCGCCCGCTCCGTCCCCACTGCCGTTTTACCGAACTGGAAGCGCACTGAACCCGGCAAAGAAACTCGCGTACAGCGGGTGGTCGCGCAACGAGGTCTCGATTCCCTGCCCTGCCCCTTTGTCGAAATCATCCTCGATGATTTCGGTGAACAAAACCGCGAGCTCCGTGCCGCCCTCCGCAGTAGCAACAAGGCGAACCTTGATCGTCTGCTGGCGACTCCCGCGGAGCCGATCATCGCTCGTCAACCGACTCACCCCGTCGAGTACACCTTGAGCGGCCCCGGCCCGGGTAATCCGGAACCCAAGCCGCTCGGCGTTTGCACGGGCAACGTCGAACACCGAACGAAGGTCGGCGGCATAAACCCGCCGAACATAGGTCGGTCCGGTGAACTTTTCCTTCACGCTGGCGGCCACTTCATGGCGCGTGGATTCGCAGCCGCCGAGGGCCAGACAAACAGCGGCAAGTAAGAAACGGACGGTCGATTTCATTGAAAAAAAGACGGACTTTAGGCGGGCTGCTGCTGGGAAATGCAATGCAAGGTACCCAGGCCCCAGATCAAATCGTAGCAATCAATTGGAATGATCTCACGACCAGGGAAGCAGGACGCGATGATGGCATTGGCCTCGGCGTCACGTTTCTTTTGGCGGAAGTTGGGCACGAGCACCGCGCCATTAATGATGAGGAAATTCGCGTAGCTGGCCGGCACCGGCTGGCCTTGGAAGGCGAACGGCTTGGGCATGGGCAACTCGACGATGTCGAATTTTTTACCCTTGGGGGTTCGGAAGGCTTTTAGCCGCTCCAGGTTTTCGGCCAAAATTTTGTGATTGGCGTCGCGTTTGTTCGACTCGACCACGGTGATGAAACCGTCGGTTTTGTAGAAGCGCGTGATGTCGTCGATGTGGCCGTCGGTGTCGTCACCGATGATGCCGTCGCCGACCCAGAGCACCTGCGTCACCCCGAGGTAATCCTTCAGATTTTGCTCGATCTGCTCACGGGAGAGATGCGGGTTACGGTTTTTGTTGAGCAGGCATTGCTCGCTGGTGAGGAGCAGGCCCTCGCCATTGACGTCAAGGGAACCGCCCTCGAGCACCATGCCGTTTTCAAACCGGCGCAGCTTTAGCTTTTTGGCGACGAGCGGCGGGATGGTGTTATCGAGGTCGTAGGGCGGGTATTTGCCACCCCAGGCGGTGTGAACCCAGTCGGTCACGGCCACTTCGCCCGTGAGCGGGTTTTTAACAAAAATCGGCCCGTGATCGCGGCACCACGCATCGTTGGTGGGATGATCGTAGAAGGTGACCTTGGTGAGATCGGCACCGGCCTTGGTGATTAGCGACCAGGCGCGTTTCTGCAACGGCGCGGCGATGTTGATTCGCACCTGTTCGAAGCGGCTGATCTGGGCCACGATCCCGGCAAACACATACGGGATGGGGCGGAACTGGCCGGGCCAGGATGCGCGCTTGTGCGGCCACGATAGCCAGATGGCCGTTTGCGGAGCCCACTCGGCGGGCATGCGGAAGCCGAGTTCGGCGGGCGTTTGTTTCGTTAATTTAGCCACAATGAAATAGGTCGGGAGGCTGGAGCCCGTAAGGGGCGAAAAAACCCGAGGTGGGGGCGGTTTAAATCACGCCCACCAAGGGCTCCTGCCAGTTAGAATCAGTCGATAAAACGCTTGGTGAGGTCCCCGTAGGCGTCGATGCGCCGGTCGCGCAGGAAAGGCCAATGGGTGCGCGTCACGTCGACTTTGCCCAACTCCACGGGAACGAGGAGAATTTCCTCCTTGTCGACGCTGGCCTTGGCGAGGATCTGCCCGCTGGTGCCGGCCACGAAACTCTGGCCCCAGAACTCCAGCCCGTCGCCACCGATGGGCTGCTCAAGACCGATACGATTGATCGCCGCAACGTAGCAGCCATTGGCCACCGCGTGCGAACGCTGAATGAGCTCCCAGGCGCCATGCTGATTGACGCCGTATTCGGATTTCTCGGACGGATGCCAGCCGATGGCGGTCGGATAAAACAGGATTTCCGCTCCCTGCATCGCCGTGAGGCGGGCGCCCTCGGGATACCACTGATCCCAGCAGATGAGCACGCCGATCTTGCCGAACTTGGTATCCCAAGCCTTGAAGCCGGTGTCGCCGGGCGTGAAGTAAAACTTCTCGTAAAACAACGGGTCGTCCGGAATGTGCATCTTGCGGTAAATCCCCAGCAACGAGCCGTCGGCATCGATGATGACGGCGGTGTTGTGATAGAGACCGCTGGCGCGCTTTTCGAACAGCGAGGCGACGATCACCACCCCGTGCTTCTTGGCGATTT belongs to Opitutus sp. and includes:
- a CDS encoding IMP dehydrogenase, which codes for MTMVATSLAHAFDAEFYQPADIFFRANLPVALTFDDVSLATLYSEILPKDADTSTALSDALRLSIPVISSDMDTVTEARMAISMALNGGLGLIHYNMPARDQVKEVARVKRHIHGLIQDPITVSPHQLVGDVLALVENRKFDFRTFPVVDEAGKLVGLLSGSTVRDRYKTKSVAEAMTPRRDILTIHEKALQPDPIKAADAFFSEHMGIHKMLVVDDNDRLRGLVTFSDIDRILSESKSRRKPSRDNDFRLVVGAAIAPVRLPDGSLDRDKIITHVGQLVDEHIDAVAVSTAHGHTAGVGDIVKLVREAFPHLTIIAGNVTSASGVDYLASCGASAIKVGQGPGSICTTRVVAGVGIPQLTALYVAAQGAKARGVKIIADGGITKSGDIVKALTIADAVILGGLLAGCREAPGEIMEINGKLFKQYRGMGSISAMKAGSAARYGHDKTDTSRKLTAEGIEALKEVSGSADEVLATLVGGVQSGMGYLGAKDLATLRSKARYIRVSPAGQKEAAPHDVVEIKTQTKG
- a CDS encoding agmatine deiminase family protein, which produces MPAEWAPQTAIWLSWPHKRASWPGQFRPIPYVFAGIVAQISRFEQVRINIAAPLQKRAWSLITKAGADLTKVTFYDHPTNDAWCRDHGPIFVKNPLTGEVAVTDWVHTAWGGKYPPYDLDNTIPPLVAKKLKLRRFENGMVLEGGSLDVNGEGLLLTSEQCLLNKNRNPHLSREQIEQNLKDYLGVTQVLWVGDGIIGDDTDGHIDDITRFYKTDGFITVVESNKRDANHKILAENLERLKAFRTPKGKKFDIVELPMPKPFAFQGQPVPASYANFLIINGAVLVPNFRQKKRDAEANAIIASCFPGREIIPIDCYDLIWGLGTLHCISQQQPA
- a CDS encoding carbon-nitrogen hydrolase → MSKPKLVTLGLLQHACAADPKANLKKTLALTEKAAKQGAQIICTQELFRSQYFCQAEDHKYFELAESIPGPSTEAFQKIAKKHGVVIVASLFEKRASGLYHNTAVIIDADGSLLGIYRKMHIPDDPLFYEKFYFTPGDTGFKAWDTKFGKIGVLICWDQWYPEGARLTAMQGAEILFYPTAIGWHPSEKSEYGVNQHGAWELIQRSHAVANGCYVAAINRIGLEQPIGGDGLEFWGQSFVAGTSGQILAKASVDKEEILLVPVELGKVDVTRTHWPFLRDRRIDAYGDLTKRFID
- a CDS encoding o-succinylbenzoate synthase; this encodes MRLRLSFRTYALPFRTPLRTAHGFWAVREGLIVRLITESGQTGLGEAAPIPWFGTESLDEITASLAALGEWVTPEQLAAVPVRLGCLRFALAEALARVAGARDLQEQSGNTGGTPVPLPSPSAPYLPVAALLPAGRAALAAILPKAELGFRTFKWKVGVADPADELALLDDVIAALPDGAKLRLDANGAWEAKVAARWLNRAADCPIEFIEQPCFAPSKYGVTEVRRMEDVLRGLAADYPTPIALDESLVGASDIERWLAADWRGVWVIKPALLGDAEVMLARLAAARADVVFSTALETAVGAQAILRRAFAWPVEKPRALGCGVWPLFADNAFNGPFSAPFFRAEDVARLDPEAVWNALN